The Panthera tigris isolate Pti1 chromosome A1, P.tigris_Pti1_mat1.1, whole genome shotgun sequence region aaaattttttttaacgtttatttatttttgagacagagagagacagagcatgaatggggggagggtcagagagagagggagacacagaatcagaagcaggctccgagctgtcagcacagagcccgacgcggggatcgaacttgtgaaccacaagatcatgacctgagtcgaagtcggacacttaaccgactaagccacccaggcgcccctaaaaacattttaaaaaagagaaatgtagggcacctgggtggctcagtcagttacgtgtgtccaactcttgatctaggctcaggtctaGATCTTGACagtgtggtttcaagccctgcactgggctctgctctgtgcatgaagcctacttacaaagaaaaaataagacagaaatgtACATGTCACAATTTTATAAACTTGCAAATGAatggaaaattctaaaaaattacaattttaaggAAGGCATGGGACTTTCCTTTTCCCACCTCTACCGAATTACTTCTTTACTCGTTGACCTACATATACTCTCAGTTCAGCTCCAGCATAAACTACGTTTATGATCTTGTTTTCATCTAACGCTCAGGGTCTCATCTTTAATACCAGGCAATCGTCTCTGATACTCTAAAAGAAGGGACATGAGAAGTGTGATTTGTCTACGTGTGCCTGACAAGGAGAGAGGCTTTCTACAGCGACTGTAAACAGCCAGGAACTTGACCTCTCTCCCCAAAGACCttccttctccctgctcctcccttaaGTCCATCACTGAAACCCTTCAAACTCTGAAAAGCACCGCCCACAATGATGCAGTTTTCTCCTTAATCTTATCCGGCTCCGAGGTAATTTGCAAGGCTAATGAGGGTCAGCCCCAAGTATCAGGACAGTCCTTTCTGAGATCCTACACACGACAGAGCGCTATAAAAAGGCACACCCAGCGCTGGATGCATCTTCTTTCTCCCAGACTGGCTGCACGTCTCGGCCTGGTCAGAGGCTGAAGCCATGGACCCCCATCTGCCCACGCTGGAAGATTGCAGGTGGGCACGTCCCGAGCCCCTCATGCCCCCGGGCCTGAACCGAGAACAGGCCTGGGCCTGGGCGCTGGATAACTTCCCGGCGCTGAGCCGCCCCTCCTGCCAACGCCCCCAGTTGTGCGGGGACTGGAACCCCGGTGCGTGCGGGAGGCTGAGCCATGCTTGCCCTTGGCACGGAGATGGTCCCCGGCTTGAGAGGGGCCAGAAACGCTGTCGAGACCCTCACGTCCCGGCTGAGACCGCGATGGAGCTACAGTCACCTCCACGAGAGGCACATGCGACAGACCGTGTTGCCCGATGGACCCTGAACCGGCCAGGGGATGCCAGCGCCAGCAGTGGTGGCCAGACCCACGGCCGGACCGCCTCCAGGAGCCCAGGCCGTCCCCGGAAGCTGCTGAAAACCGTGGCTCAAAGCAAGGTGGAAgctggagagggaaagaattccAGCATCGTCGTCGGGGCCCACAGCGCCCCTTCAACCGATGCGCTGGAAGGAGCCCGAGACACCCTATGGGGCCCTCATTCTGTCTGTGTGGACTTCTCCTCGCTGGACTGGCCGGACCGAGATGAACCTTGAGGTCTCTGGTGGAGAACCTTCCTTATTTACTTTACCTGTCCTCAATTACCTACAGGTTTTTACATTAGAAAACATTCTTCATGGAATCAGTATCTTGAAAAACTTCTTCTAGAGCTACTGAGAATCGACACAAATTCTAATCTTACTCGAGTTCCACACGACAATTAAAGCCTTTTCCCCTTATTCTCAGCCTGTGGATTTAATTTTGGGCGGGTGTGGTCAGGACCCGAAGGGAGTGGTGGGTTCGGGGCTGAAAGGCTGGTGGGAGCTcattaaaatcaaagaaatgcaaattaaaacaatgaataccagaggggaggggggataatgggtgaaataggtgaaggagattgaGTTCATTTATATcgaggagcactgagtaatgtgtagaatttatCCAGTGTTGGTAAACATATAGAAAGAAGTAATTCTCAGTTACTCACTTTGGGAATGAGTTTGAAAAGCTCTTTGGGAAGGCAATCTGGCAAATTTATATTAAACATCTCAATGAGCATTAATTGggcccagaaattctacttcttaCAAGCAAGAAATTAGAAAGACAAGCCTGctggaggagttaagatggtggagggGGACCCTAAGCTTGTCTCCTTCCTTGAAGGCAGCTGGATGGTTATCAAATCACTCAGAAGACCCAAGAAACCAATCAGAGGTCTGAGAGAACAAAAACTGCAAGTCTGCCAGTAGAAAAGGGTCCTTGGTTTggaagggaggaggtggagagggttGCTTGGTGGAGACAGAGCACTGGGTGTGGCCGCAGGAAAGGAGGGAAGCCACCGCCAACCATCACAAGCAGTGGAACACAAAATCTCAACTTTTGGAAGTCGGTTCCTGTGAGGACATGCCTGGCTCAAACGTGCTCAGGTGGCAAAGCGGCATGGAGTCCCAGGAGTGCCAGCATGgcctgaggatcccctgggtcgCAAG contains the following coding sequences:
- the LOC122241027 gene encoding uncharacterized protein LOC122241027 yields the protein MDPHLPTLEDCRWARPEPLMPPGLNREQAWAWALDNFPALSRPSCQRPQLCGDWNPGACGRLSHACPWHGDGPRLERGQKRCRDPHVPAETAMELQSPPREAHATDRVARWTLNRPGDASASSGGQTHGRTASRSPGRPRKLLKTVAQSKVEAGEGKNSSIVVGAHSAPSTDALEGARDTLWGPHSVCVDFSSLDWPDRDEP